One stretch of Legionella birminghamensis DNA includes these proteins:
- the rplC gene encoding 50S ribosomal protein L3, which yields MIGLIGRKVGMTRIFTEEGQSIPVSVIEVAPNRVSQLKTLETDGYVAVQITGGEKKASRVNKPLTGHFAKAQIEAGDMIGEFRVSSLDGMTAGQTITVADIFSAGQYVDVTGTSKGKGFAGCVKRHNFRTQDATHGNSVSHRVPGSIGQNQTPGRVFKGKKMAGHLGNVRTTTQNLELVRVDTERNLLLIKGAIPGFPGARVEVRPAVKKKTGDQ from the coding sequence ATGATAGGGTTAATTGGCAGAAAAGTTGGTATGACGCGTATCTTCACTGAAGAAGGACAATCAATTCCTGTTTCAGTAATTGAAGTTGCTCCAAATCGTGTATCTCAACTTAAAACGCTTGAAACAGACGGTTATGTGGCTGTACAAATCACTGGCGGTGAAAAGAAAGCCAGCCGAGTTAATAAGCCGCTTACTGGTCATTTTGCAAAAGCTCAAATTGAAGCTGGTGATATGATTGGTGAATTCCGTGTTTCTTCACTGGATGGCATGACTGCAGGACAGACAATTACAGTCGCCGACATTTTTTCCGCTGGCCAATACGTAGATGTAACAGGTACATCGAAGGGTAAAGGTTTTGCCGGATGTGTTAAGCGTCATAATTTTAGGACACAAGATGCTACTCATGGTAACTCAGTATCGCATCGTGTTCCTGGTTCAATTGGTCAAAACCAGACTCCAGGCCGTGTATTCAAAGGCAAGAAAATGGCTGGCCATTTGGGTAATGTAAGAACTACTACTCAAAATCTTGAGCTGGTTAGAGTTGATACTGAAAGAAATCTACTGTTGATAAAGGGTGCTATACCTGGATTCCCTGGAGCCAGAGTCGAAGTACGACCCGCAGTTAAGAAGAAGACAGGGGATCAATAA
- the rpsJ gene encoding 30S ribosomal protein S10 — protein MSNQNIKIRLKSFDHRLIDSSTREIVETAKRTGAQIRGPIPLPIKKEKFTVLISPHVNKDARDQYELRTHKRLVVIVHPTEKTVDALMKLDLAAGVDVQISLDDE, from the coding sequence ATGAGTAATCAAAATATTAAAATTCGTTTAAAATCGTTTGACCATCGTTTGATTGATTCGTCAACACGTGAAATAGTAGAAACGGCAAAACGTACTGGCGCGCAAATTCGCGGGCCAATACCTCTGCCTATTAAGAAAGAGAAATTTACAGTACTGATTTCTCCACATGTCAACAAGGATGCTCGAGATCAGTATGAATTACGCACCCATAAACGCCTGGTTGTAATAGTGCACCCAACTGAAAAAACAGTAGATGCATTAATGAAGCTGGACTTGGCTGCTGGTGTCGATGTTCAGATAAGTCTGGATGACGAATAA
- the tuf gene encoding elongation factor Tu: MAKEKFERKKPHVNVGTIGHVDHGKTTLTAAITTIMAKKYGGTAKAYDQIDAAPEERERGITISTAHVEYESANRHYAHVDCPGHADYVKNMITGAAQMDGAILVVSAADGPMPQTREHILLSRQVGVPYIVVFLNKADMVDDAELLELVEMEVRDLLSSYEFPGDDIPIVVGSALKALEGDTSDIGVPAIEKLVETMDSYIPEPVRNIDKAFLLPIEDVFSISGRGTVVTGRVESGIVKVGEEVEIVGIRDTQKTTCTGVEMFRKLLDEGRAGDNVGVLLRGTKRDDVERGQVLAKPGTIKPHTKFEAEVYVLSKDEGGRHTPFFNGYRPQFYFRTTDVTGSCELPQGIEMVMPGDNVQMTVSLHSPIAMDEGLRFAIREGGRTVGAGVVAKIIE, encoded by the coding sequence ATGGCGAAGGAAAAGTTTGAGCGAAAGAAGCCGCACGTAAACGTAGGCACAATTGGTCACGTTGACCATGGTAAAACAACGCTGACCGCAGCGATTACAACGATAATGGCCAAAAAATATGGCGGAACAGCCAAAGCCTATGATCAAATCGACGCCGCTCCAGAAGAGCGTGAGCGTGGAATTACAATTTCAACAGCACATGTTGAATACGAATCAGCGAACCGTCACTATGCGCACGTCGATTGTCCAGGACATGCGGACTATGTGAAAAATATGATCACTGGTGCTGCACAGATGGACGGCGCTATTCTGGTAGTATCAGCAGCTGACGGCCCAATGCCTCAAACTCGTGAACACATCCTGTTATCACGTCAGGTTGGTGTACCGTACATTGTTGTATTTTTGAATAAAGCAGACATGGTCGATGATGCCGAGCTATTAGAGCTGGTTGAAATGGAAGTGCGTGATCTGCTGAGCAGCTATGAATTTCCAGGCGATGATATTCCAATTGTTGTTGGATCAGCGCTGAAAGCATTGGAAGGCGATACAAGTGACATCGGTGTCCCTGCGATTGAGAAACTGGTCGAAACAATGGACTCCTATATTCCTGAACCAGTTCGAAACATTGACAAGGCCTTCTTGCTGCCGATTGAAGACGTATTCTCAATCTCTGGCCGTGGAACAGTAGTAACTGGCCGTGTTGAAAGCGGAATTGTTAAAGTAGGTGAGGAAGTTGAGATTGTTGGAATCCGCGATACTCAAAAGACCACTTGTACTGGTGTTGAAATGTTCCGTAAATTGCTTGACGAAGGTCGTGCAGGGGACAACGTGGGTGTTCTGCTACGTGGAACGAAACGAGATGATGTTGAAAGAGGACAAGTACTGGCAAAACCTGGTACAATCAAGCCGCACACCAAGTTTGAAGCTGAAGTATACGTGCTTTCAAAAGACGAAGGTGGCCGTCATACTCCATTTTTCAATGGTTACCGTCCTCAGTTCTATTTCAGAACAACTGACGTAACTGGTTCTTGTGAACTGCCACAAGGTATTGAAATGGTAATGCCAGGCGACAACGTTCAAATGACTGTTAGTCTGCATTCACCCATCGCTATGGATGAAGGTTTGCGTTTCGCGATCCGCGAAGGTGGTCGTACTGTTGGTGCCGGTGTAGTGGCTAAAATCATCGAGTGA
- the fusA gene encoding elongation factor G, with translation MSTPLELYRNIGIAAHVDAGKTTTTERVLFYTGMSHKMGEVHDGAATMDWMVQEQERGITITSAATTCYWEGMDKQFPRHRINIIDTPGHVDFMIEVERSLRVLDGAIVVFDAVSGVEPQSETVWRQSDKYGVPRIVFVNKMDRMGANFLRVVSQIKQRLGSNPVVLQLPIGSEDAFKGVVDLVKMKAIHWDEESKGMTFAYQNIPSEMLEQCEEYRALIVEAAAEACEDLMEKYLEGTELTEAEIKQAIRQRTISNEIVPVFCGSAFKNKGVQAVLDGVVDYLPSPIDIPDIKGVDEDGNELHRKTSYDEPFSALAFKIATDPFVGTLTYFRAYSGVLKSGDTIYNPVKGKKERIGRLLQMHANSREEIKEVKAGDIAAAVGLKTVTTGDTLCDVDHIVTLERMDFPDPVIAVAVEPRTKADQEKMSIALGKLAQEDPSFRVHTDEESGQTIIQGMGELHLEIIVDRMKREFNVEANVGKPQVAYRETIKATVEQEGKFVRQSGGRGQYGHVWLKIEPQKPGAGYEFVNAIVGGVIPKEYIPAVDKGIQEQLQNGVIAGYPVVDVKVTLFDGSFHEVDSSEMAFKIAGSLGFKQGAQKAKPVLLEPIMSVEVVTPEEYMGDVMGDLNRRRGMVQGMEDSPAGKVIRAEVPLAEMFGYATDVRSATQGRATYSMEFAKYAEAPTNIAEAIIKKQ, from the coding sequence GTGTCTACTCCATTAGAACTTTACAGAAATATCGGCATTGCCGCACATGTTGATGCCGGTAAAACTACCACGACAGAACGTGTCCTGTTTTATACGGGTATGTCCCATAAAATGGGTGAAGTACATGATGGTGCAGCAACGATGGACTGGATGGTTCAGGAGCAAGAGCGCGGTATTACAATTACCTCAGCTGCGACAACATGTTACTGGGAGGGAATGGATAAACAGTTCCCAAGACATCGTATCAATATCATTGATACCCCAGGCCACGTTGACTTCATGATTGAAGTAGAGCGTTCCCTGCGTGTTCTTGACGGTGCTATCGTTGTATTCGATGCGGTTTCCGGTGTTGAACCACAGTCAGAAACAGTGTGGAGACAGTCTGATAAATATGGAGTCCCACGAATCGTTTTTGTAAACAAAATGGATAGAATGGGTGCCAACTTTCTTCGTGTGGTTTCCCAGATTAAGCAACGGCTTGGATCAAACCCCGTAGTGCTTCAATTGCCAATCGGTTCAGAAGATGCTTTCAAGGGGGTAGTTGACCTTGTTAAAATGAAGGCAATCCACTGGGATGAAGAAAGCAAGGGAATGACCTTTGCCTATCAGAATATCCCAAGTGAAATGCTTGAACAGTGCGAAGAGTATCGAGCCTTAATTGTTGAAGCTGCAGCAGAAGCCTGTGAAGATCTGATGGAAAAATATCTTGAGGGTACTGAGCTTACTGAGGCCGAAATAAAGCAAGCAATACGCCAAAGAACAATTAGCAATGAAATTGTCCCAGTATTTTGCGGATCAGCCTTCAAGAACAAAGGCGTGCAGGCAGTTCTTGATGGAGTAGTTGATTATTTGCCTTCGCCAATTGATATTCCCGACATTAAAGGGGTAGATGAAGACGGTAATGAGTTGCATCGTAAAACATCCTATGATGAGCCCTTCTCTGCCCTGGCATTCAAGATTGCGACTGATCCATTCGTTGGTACACTGACCTATTTCCGTGCCTATTCGGGTGTATTAAAAAGCGGTGATACCATATATAATCCGGTGAAAGGCAAAAAGGAGCGAATTGGTCGTCTGTTACAGATGCATGCTAATTCGAGAGAAGAGATTAAAGAAGTTAAAGCTGGGGATATTGCAGCAGCGGTTGGCCTTAAAACAGTCACAACAGGTGATACTCTTTGCGATGTTGATCATATTGTTACCTTGGAAAGGATGGATTTTCCTGACCCGGTTATTGCCGTCGCTGTGGAGCCAAGAACCAAAGCAGACCAGGAAAAAATGTCCATCGCTTTGGGCAAACTCGCACAGGAAGATCCTTCATTTCGTGTTCATACCGATGAAGAGTCCGGGCAGACTATTATCCAGGGAATGGGTGAATTGCATCTCGAAATTATTGTTGATCGTATGAAACGTGAGTTTAATGTGGAAGCCAATGTTGGCAAACCGCAAGTGGCATACCGTGAAACAATTAAAGCGACTGTTGAGCAAGAAGGTAAGTTTGTTCGTCAGTCAGGTGGTAGAGGTCAATACGGCCATGTATGGCTTAAGATCGAGCCACAGAAACCAGGTGCTGGCTATGAATTCGTTAATGCAATTGTAGGTGGTGTTATTCCTAAAGAATATATCCCTGCGGTGGATAAAGGAATTCAAGAGCAACTTCAAAATGGTGTTATTGCTGGTTATCCTGTAGTCGATGTCAAAGTCACACTTTTTGATGGTTCATTCCATGAGGTGGATTCGAGTGAAATGGCATTTAAAATTGCTGGTTCTCTTGGCTTTAAGCAAGGTGCGCAAAAAGCAAAGCCAGTGCTGCTTGAACCAATCATGAGTGTGGAGGTTGTAACCCCCGAAGAATACATGGGGGATGTCATGGGAGACTTGAACCGCCGTCGAGGAATGGTTCAAGGTATGGAAGACTCTCCTGCTGGAAAGGTAATTCGTGCGGAAGTTCCATTAGCAGAAATGTTTGGGTATGCCACAGATGTGCGTTCCGCCACACAAGGTCGAGCTACCTATTCAATGGAGTTCGCTAAGTATGCGGAAGCACCAACGAATATTGCTGAAGCGATTATTAAGAAACAATAA
- the rpsG gene encoding 30S ribosomal protein S7 — protein sequence MPRRREVPKREILPDPKHHSELLAKFINVLMISGKKSIAEKIIYDALDVLHDRVKKTRKSDDESGDAGSTGGSATVLQYFEQALDNVRPSVEVRSRRVGGATYQVPVEVRTDRSIALGMRWIVQAARSRGEKGMMQRLAGELLDAFENKGSAVKKREDTHRMAKANQAFAHFRWN from the coding sequence ATGCCAAGAAGAAGAGAAGTCCCCAAACGCGAAATTCTGCCTGATCCAAAGCATCATAGCGAGTTGCTGGCAAAATTTATCAACGTGCTAATGATCAGCGGCAAAAAATCTATCGCTGAAAAGATTATCTATGACGCGCTAGATGTATTGCATGATCGTGTTAAGAAAACTCGCAAGAGCGACGATGAATCTGGTGATGCTGGAAGTACAGGCGGCTCAGCAACCGTGCTGCAGTATTTTGAACAAGCACTGGATAATGTCCGTCCAAGCGTAGAAGTACGCTCACGACGCGTTGGTGGAGCTACCTACCAGGTTCCAGTCGAAGTTCGTACTGACAGAAGTATTGCCTTGGGTATGCGCTGGATTGTTCAGGCAGCCAGATCGCGCGGTGAGAAAGGTATGATGCAGCGCTTGGCGGGTGAATTGCTGGATGCGTTTGAGAACAAAGGTTCAGCAGTTAAGAAACGCGAGGACACGCATAGAATGGCTAAAGCAAACCAGGCCTTTGCTCATTTCCGCTGGAATTAA
- the rpsL gene encoding 30S ribosomal protein S12: MATINQLVRKPRVDAKKKSNVPALESCPQRRGVCTRVYTTTPKKPNSAMRKVARVRLTNGFEVTSYIGGEGHNLQEHSVVLIRGGRVKDLPGVRYHTVRGSLDTSGVNDRKQGRSKYGTKKPKDKK; the protein is encoded by the coding sequence ATGGCTACTATTAATCAGTTAGTAAGAAAGCCTCGAGTGGACGCTAAAAAGAAGAGTAACGTCCCAGCTTTGGAATCATGTCCACAGCGCAGAGGTGTTTGTACACGTGTTTACACAACCACACCTAAAAAGCCTAACTCAGCTATGCGTAAGGTGGCTCGTGTTCGATTGACTAACGGCTTTGAAGTGACTTCCTACATTGGTGGAGAAGGGCACAATTTACAGGAACACTCTGTTGTTCTAATTCGCGGCGGCCGGGTTAAAGACTTACCTGGTGTTCGTTATCACACAGTACGTGGCAGCCTTGATACATCAGGAGTTAATGATCGTAAGCAAGGTCGTTCCAAATATGGAACTAAAAAGCCAAAAGATAAAAAATAA